In Streptomyces sp. NBC_00414, a single window of DNA contains:
- a CDS encoding hemolysin family protein, translated as MTIPLLLLGAAFLLILANGFFVAAEFGLVTVERPDAEKAAAEGDRRARTVVNSLKELSFQLSGTQLGITITSLVVGMLAEPALAELLNGPFTAVGVPEGAVSGVAVVVGMLLASAVQMVIGELVPKNWAVSRPLQVARFVAGPQHVFSTLFRPVIAGLNSVANRLVRALGVEPTAELASARTPGELVSLARHSAQAGALEQDTADLFVRTLSLADLTAQHVMTPRVKVSALQSSATAEDVVNLTRATGLSRFPVYRERIDEIVGMVHLKDALAVPAHDRLRTPVTRIAQTPLLVPETLPVQPLLERLRNEQPIAVVVDEYGGTAGVVTLEDIVEELVGEVRDEHDGQDVPELAVAPPEDGRPAWDADGSCRVDILQRIGLEVPEGPYETVAGLVADLLGRIPAPGDRAELPGWRLSVRQVGHYRAERVRLVRTADAESALASAPVSVSAAEAVR; from the coding sequence ATGACCATCCCCCTGCTGCTCCTCGGGGCGGCGTTCCTGTTGATCCTCGCCAACGGCTTCTTCGTGGCGGCCGAGTTCGGCCTCGTCACGGTGGAGCGCCCCGATGCCGAGAAGGCCGCGGCCGAGGGCGACCGACGGGCCCGTACCGTCGTCAATTCCCTCAAGGAGCTGTCCTTCCAGCTGTCCGGCACCCAGCTCGGGATCACCATCACCTCGCTGGTCGTCGGCATGCTCGCCGAACCGGCGCTCGCCGAGCTGCTGAACGGCCCGTTCACCGCCGTCGGCGTCCCCGAAGGCGCCGTGTCCGGTGTCGCCGTCGTCGTCGGCATGCTGCTGGCCTCGGCCGTGCAGATGGTGATCGGCGAACTCGTGCCCAAGAACTGGGCGGTGTCCAGGCCCTTGCAGGTCGCGCGGTTCGTCGCGGGCCCGCAGCACGTCTTCTCGACCCTGTTCCGGCCGGTGATCGCCGGCCTGAACTCCGTCGCCAACCGGCTCGTACGCGCTCTGGGCGTCGAGCCCACGGCGGAACTGGCCTCCGCGCGCACGCCCGGCGAGCTGGTCTCCCTGGCCCGGCACTCGGCCCAGGCGGGCGCGCTGGAGCAGGACACCGCGGACCTGTTCGTACGGACCCTCTCCCTGGCCGACCTCACCGCGCAGCACGTCATGACCCCGCGGGTGAAGGTCAGCGCCCTCCAGTCCTCCGCGACCGCCGAGGACGTCGTCAACCTCACCCGCGCCACCGGCCTCTCCCGTTTCCCCGTCTACCGGGAGCGGATCGACGAGATCGTCGGCATGGTGCACCTCAAGGACGCCCTCGCGGTGCCCGCGCACGACCGGCTGCGCACGCCGGTCACCAGGATCGCCCAGACCCCGCTGCTCGTCCCGGAGACGCTGCCCGTGCAGCCCCTCCTGGAGCGGCTGCGCAACGAGCAGCCCATCGCCGTCGTCGTCGACGAGTACGGCGGCACGGCCGGGGTCGTCACCCTGGAGGACATCGTCGAGGAGCTCGTCGGCGAGGTCCGCGACGAGCACGACGGACAGGACGTGCCGGAACTCGCCGTTGCACCGCCCGAGGACGGCCGGCCCGCCTGGGACGCCGACGGCAGCTGCCGCGTCGACATCCTCCAGCGCATCGGCCTGGAGGTCCCCGAGGGCCCGTACGAGACCGTCGCGGGCCTCGTCGCCGATCTGCTCGGCCGTATCCCGGCGCCGGGTGACCGGGCCGAGCTGCCCGGCTGGCGCCTCTCGGTCCGCCAGGTCGGGCACTACCGCGCCGAGCGGGTCCGGCTCGTCAGGACCGCCGACGCGGAGTCCGCCCTCGCTTCCGCCCCTGTTTCCGTCTCCGCGGCGGAGGCCGTCCGATGA
- a CDS encoding SCO1431 family membrane protein, with product MTTTSATAGHVRARTGGPKDDGPKILEHVMGWTFVLVLAMFVTQLGLV from the coding sequence ATGACCACCACCTCTGCCACCGCCGGACACGTCCGCGCCCGTACGGGCGGCCCCAAGGACGACGGGCCGAAGATCCTTGAGCACGTCATGGGCTGGACCTTCGTGCTGGTGCTCGCGATGTTCGTGACACAGCTCGGCCTGGTCTGA
- a CDS encoding peptidase C39 family protein gives MTRAEQPSRRTVLAAAVAAAAAGAASPAAAASPTPRTVKAPNAAALSKAPSGLVDNHAWTSYAHWRGGTAEGTRAVQGARPGLEIRTPQGRVDYPDPHTGTTATWEYARWTSPAHRLGVPSTEVIASWNARTPAGTWLQIELRGTYSDGTDTPWYVMGRWAAGDQDIRRTSVDDQSDGRSSIWTDTFAIDDAASGLRLVSYRLRLTLYRKPGTKATPTVWRLGAMGSDVPDRFTVPASAPGLARELTVPRYSQEIHAGQYPEYDNGGEAWCSPTSSQMIIEYWGRKPTAEALAWVNPAYADPQVCHAARFTFDYQYDGCGNWPFNAAYAATYKDLQGVVTRLHSLTDLETLIAAGIPAITSQSFLAAELTGAGYGTAGHLMTVIGFTADGDVIANDPNSPDNAAVRRVYKRREWENIWLRTKRYNAAGNVASGTGGVCYLYFPAQLTTAQRKALAAVGVH, from the coding sequence ATGACCAGAGCTGAACAGCCGTCCCGCAGAACCGTCCTGGCCGCAGCGGTGGCGGCGGCCGCCGCCGGAGCGGCGAGCCCGGCCGCCGCCGCGAGCCCGACGCCCCGCACCGTGAAAGCCCCGAACGCAGCCGCTTTGTCGAAAGCGCCCTCCGGCCTCGTGGACAACCACGCCTGGACCTCGTACGCGCACTGGCGCGGCGGCACCGCGGAAGGGACCCGTGCCGTGCAGGGGGCCCGCCCGGGTCTGGAGATCCGGACCCCCCAAGGCCGCGTCGACTACCCGGACCCGCACACGGGCACGACCGCCACCTGGGAGTACGCCCGCTGGACCTCGCCGGCCCACCGGCTCGGCGTCCCCTCCACCGAGGTCATCGCCTCCTGGAACGCGCGGACCCCGGCGGGCACCTGGCTGCAGATCGAGTTGAGGGGCACGTACTCCGACGGCACGGACACCCCCTGGTACGTGATGGGCCGCTGGGCGGCCGGCGACCAGGACATCCGGCGGACCTCGGTGGACGACCAGAGCGACGGCAGGAGCAGCATCTGGACCGACACCTTCGCCATCGACGACGCGGCCTCCGGGCTGCGCCTGGTCTCGTACCGGCTGCGGCTGACCCTCTACCGCAAGCCCGGAACCAAGGCCACGCCGACCGTGTGGCGGCTCGGCGCGATGGGCTCCGACGTCCCGGACCGCTTCACCGTCCCGGCGTCGGCGCCCGGTCTCGCACGGGAACTGACGGTGCCGCGCTACTCGCAGGAGATCCACGCGGGCCAGTACCCGGAGTACGACAACGGCGGCGAGGCCTGGTGCAGCCCCACCTCCTCCCAGATGATCATCGAGTACTGGGGGCGGAAACCCACGGCCGAGGCGCTGGCCTGGGTCAACCCCGCGTACGCGGACCCGCAGGTGTGCCACGCGGCACGGTTCACCTTCGACTACCAGTACGACGGCTGCGGCAACTGGCCCTTCAACGCGGCGTACGCGGCCACGTACAAGGATCTTCAGGGTGTGGTGACCCGGCTCCACTCGCTCACCGACCTGGAGACGCTGATCGCCGCCGGGATCCCGGCCATAACGTCGCAGTCGTTCCTCGCGGCCGAGCTGACCGGCGCGGGGTACGGCACGGCCGGGCACCTGATGACGGTCATCGGCTTCACCGCCGACGGCGACGTGATCGCCAACGACCCGAACTCGCCCGACAACGCCGCGGTGCGGCGCGTCTACAAGCGGCGCGAGTGGGAGAACATCTGGCTCCGCACGAAGAGGTACAACGCCGCCGGGAACGTCGCCTCCGGCACCGGCGGGGTCTGTTACCTCTACTTCCCGGCCCAGCTCACGACCGCCCAGCGCAAGGCCCTGGCGGCGGTGGGCGTGCACTGA
- a CDS encoding acyl-CoA dehydrogenase family protein produces the protein MPDRAPQPVDRQLPTDEARDLISLVRDIAQREIAPKAAEEEDAGRFPREVFTLLSESGLLGLPYDSEHGGGDQPYEVYLQVLEELAAARLTVGLGVSVHSLACHALANYGTKEQQVEHLPNMLGGGLLGAYCLSEPASGSDAASLRTKAVRDGDSWVLTGTKAWITHGGVADFCTVLARTGGEGARGITAFLVPGDAEGLSAAVPEKKMGMKGSPTAQVHFDGVRIPDSRRIGEEGQGFAIALSALDSGRLGIAACAIGVAQAALDEAVAYATGREQFGRPIADFQGLRFMLADMATRIEAGRSLYLAAARLRDAGRPFARQAAMAKLFCTDAAMQVTVDAVQVLGGYGYTADFPVERYMREAKVLQIVEGTNQIQRMVIARHLAGPESR, from the coding sequence ATGCCCGACCGCGCCCCGCAGCCGGTGGACCGTCAACTGCCCACGGACGAGGCCCGGGATCTGATCTCGCTCGTCCGCGACATCGCGCAGCGTGAGATCGCCCCGAAGGCGGCCGAGGAGGAGGATGCCGGACGCTTCCCGCGGGAGGTCTTCACCCTCCTCTCGGAGTCGGGACTGCTCGGCCTCCCCTACGACTCGGAGCACGGCGGCGGGGACCAGCCGTACGAGGTCTACCTCCAGGTCCTCGAAGAGCTCGCCGCGGCCCGCCTCACCGTGGGTCTCGGGGTCAGCGTGCACTCCCTCGCCTGCCACGCCCTCGCCAACTACGGCACCAAGGAACAGCAGGTCGAGCACCTCCCGAACATGCTCGGCGGCGGCCTCCTGGGCGCCTACTGCCTCTCCGAACCGGCCTCCGGCTCGGACGCGGCCTCACTGCGTACGAAGGCCGTGCGCGACGGCGACTCCTGGGTGCTCACCGGCACCAAGGCCTGGATCACGCACGGCGGGGTCGCGGACTTCTGCACCGTGCTCGCGCGGACCGGCGGCGAGGGGGCGCGGGGCATCACGGCATTCCTGGTGCCCGGTGACGCCGAAGGGCTGAGTGCCGCGGTGCCCGAGAAGAAGATGGGCATGAAGGGCTCGCCCACCGCGCAGGTCCACTTCGACGGGGTGCGGATCCCCGACAGCCGGCGCATCGGCGAGGAGGGGCAGGGCTTCGCCATCGCCCTGTCCGCGCTGGACTCCGGACGGCTCGGCATCGCGGCGTGCGCCATCGGGGTCGCCCAGGCCGCTCTGGACGAGGCGGTCGCCTATGCCACGGGGCGCGAACAGTTCGGCCGGCCGATCGCGGACTTCCAGGGCCTGCGCTTCATGCTGGCGGACATGGCGACCCGGATCGAGGCGGGCCGTTCGCTGTATCTCGCCGCGGCCCGGCTGCGTGACGCGGGACGGCCCTTCGCCCGGCAGGCGGCCATGGCGAAGCTGTTCTGCACCGACGCCGCGATGCAGGTCACCGTGGACGCCGTCCAGGTGCTCGGCGGGTACGGCTACACCGCGGACTTCCCCGTCGAGCGGTACATGAGGGAGGCCAAGGTGCTGCAGATCGTCGAGGGCACCAATCAGATCCAGCGGATGGTCATCGCCCGTCACCTCGCGGGTCCCGAGTCCCGCTGA
- a CDS encoding TetR/AcrR family transcriptional regulator → MSNSPQRGVDRPVARGTDRSLARRAELIVIGRKLFADTSYDTLSMDDIAKQAHVAKGLIYYYFRSKRGYYLAIVEDSVAELVSRAAGGLELPPEERVHRTIDGYLRYAEHNQAAYRTIISGGVGFDAEVHAIRDGVREAIVETIAEGAYGRRKVGPLPRTALLGWLCSVEGATLDWIDHRGLPRDLMRELLVKMLGGTMRAVEELDVSYPAPQAARRTT, encoded by the coding sequence TTGAGTAACAGCCCACAGCGCGGTGTCGACCGCCCCGTAGCGCGCGGCACCGATCGTTCCTTGGCGCGCCGAGCCGAACTCATCGTCATCGGGCGGAAGTTGTTCGCCGACACCTCCTACGACACCCTGTCGATGGACGACATCGCCAAGCAGGCGCACGTCGCCAAGGGGCTGATCTACTACTACTTCCGGTCCAAGCGCGGTTACTACCTGGCGATCGTCGAGGACTCGGTGGCCGAGCTGGTCTCCCGGGCGGCCGGCGGTCTCGAACTGCCCCCGGAAGAGCGGGTGCACCGCACCATCGACGGCTATCTGCGCTACGCCGAGCACAACCAGGCCGCTTACCGGACCATCATCAGCGGCGGTGTCGGTTTCGACGCCGAGGTGCACGCCATCCGCGACGGGGTGCGGGAAGCCATCGTCGAGACCATCGCCGAAGGGGCGTACGGGCGGCGGAAGGTGGGCCCGCTGCCGCGTACGGCGCTGCTGGGCTGGCTGTGCAGCGTGGAGGGGGCCACCCTCGACTGGATCGACCACCGCGGTCTGCCGCGCGACCTGATGCGCGAGCTGCTGGTGAAGATGCTCGGCGGCACGATGCGCGCCGTCGAGGAGCTGGACGTCTCCTATCCGGCCCCGCAGGCCGCGCGCCGCACCACCTGA
- a CDS encoding uridine kinase family protein, which yields MPIHLHTLAHRLRRLPPSCGPVRLVGVDGHAGSGKTTFTDRLAEALDGAPVLRLDDIATHEELFAWTGRLFHEVVGPLGRGETAHYHPYDWRLGGFGPARALPPAPVILVEGVGAGRRALRPHLAGLLWMEMPHEDAWARGRLRDGSAQSDFWEGWVRAERRHFAEDPSEPFADLLVRQCSDGYEVLPGPSGTPPGELSITDRDGPAPVC from the coding sequence ATCCCCATCCATCTCCACACCCTCGCCCACCGGCTGCGCCGGCTGCCGCCCTCCTGCGGCCCCGTCCGGCTCGTCGGCGTCGACGGCCACGCGGGCTCCGGCAAGACCACCTTCACGGACCGCCTCGCCGAGGCGCTGGACGGCGCCCCCGTGCTGCGCCTGGACGACATCGCCACGCACGAGGAGCTGTTCGCGTGGACGGGACGACTGTTCCACGAGGTCGTCGGACCACTGGGCCGCGGGGAGACCGCGCACTATCACCCCTACGACTGGCGGCTGGGCGGCTTCGGGCCGGCCCGCGCCCTGCCGCCGGCGCCCGTGATCCTCGTCGAGGGGGTCGGTGCGGGCCGTCGCGCGCTGCGGCCGCATCTGGCCGGGCTGCTGTGGATGGAGATGCCCCACGAGGACGCATGGGCACGGGGGCGCCTGCGGGACGGCTCGGCACAGAGCGACTTCTGGGAAGGATGGGTCCGCGCCGAGCGCCGGCACTTCGCCGAGGACCCTTCGGAGCCGTTCGCCGACCTTCTGGTACGGCAGTGTTCAGACGGATATGAGGTACTCCCCGGACCTTCCGGGACACCGCCGGGAGAGCTTTCCATCACGGACCGTGACGGGCCTGCGCCTGTGTGCTGA
- a CDS encoding AAA family ATPase, translated as MDFGTQGPEAPADLAWLRGVDAYTMGAYPQAEEEFRAAVRMDPGMADGWLGLHALRIDTTTALLRMFRHRDRFGEQRTRHRRTLNSWYWLGWWVQPVLESPRDLLLAHSSHWLDGRHVPELDRALASLPPVDADPQVRFLHACRAYLVKDWEQLVRHTDPLIDDPMLGIEAGLFGGMARVRLEMYGQAEPLLSSALMRCRSEQPQRKELRYWLARAHEGTGRSAAALPLYRAVHRVDPAFMDTSARLAAISEGDGYDETADLAAITLTGVGQDILDGPDGVDPLFGAEGRDLKLSEPELPPPGALASESDRVREKAIVPVLPPHLPTGPTDPALLEEALSELEGMVGLEPVKRQVKALSAQLNMARLRAGQGLPVQPPKRHFVFSGPSGTGKTTVARILGRVFYALGLLGGDHLVEAQRADLVGEYLGQTAVKANELIDSAIGGVLFVDEAYSLSNSGYGKGDAYGDEALQVLLKRAEDNRNHLVVILAGYPEGMDRLLAANPGLSSRFTTRVDFPSYRPLELTSIGEVLAADNGDVWDEEALDELRSISGHVVDQGWIDELGNGRFLRTLYEKSCAYRDLRLSGYPGHLTRDDLATLRLADLMQAYGEVLSGRGPSGV; from the coding sequence ATGGACTTCGGCACGCAGGGCCCCGAGGCCCCGGCCGACCTCGCCTGGCTGCGAGGTGTGGATGCCTACACGATGGGGGCCTACCCCCAGGCGGAGGAGGAGTTCCGCGCCGCGGTCCGGATGGATCCGGGGATGGCGGACGGCTGGCTCGGACTGCACGCGCTGCGCATCGACACGACGACCGCACTGCTCCGGATGTTCCGGCACCGCGACCGCTTCGGCGAGCAGCGCACCCGACACCGGCGCACGCTCAACTCCTGGTACTGGCTGGGCTGGTGGGTGCAGCCGGTGCTGGAATCGCCCCGTGATCTGCTGCTCGCGCACTCCTCGCACTGGCTCGACGGACGTCATGTCCCGGAGCTGGACCGGGCGTTGGCGAGCCTGCCCCCGGTGGACGCGGATCCGCAGGTCCGGTTCCTGCACGCCTGCCGGGCCTATCTCGTCAAGGACTGGGAGCAGTTGGTCCGGCACACGGACCCGCTGATCGACGACCCGATGCTGGGCATCGAGGCGGGCCTGTTCGGTGGGATGGCCCGCGTGCGCCTGGAGATGTACGGGCAGGCCGAGCCGCTGCTGTCGTCGGCGCTGATGCGGTGCCGCAGCGAGCAGCCGCAGCGCAAGGAGCTGCGGTACTGGCTGGCGCGGGCGCACGAGGGCACGGGCCGCTCCGCGGCGGCCCTCCCCCTGTACCGGGCGGTCCACCGGGTCGACCCGGCGTTCATGGACACCTCGGCCCGGCTCGCCGCGATCTCCGAGGGCGACGGGTACGACGAGACGGCCGACCTCGCGGCGATCACGCTCACCGGGGTCGGGCAGGACATCCTGGACGGGCCCGACGGCGTGGACCCGCTGTTCGGCGCCGAGGGCCGGGACCTGAAGCTGTCCGAGCCCGAGCTGCCGCCGCCCGGAGCGCTGGCGTCCGAGTCCGACCGGGTCCGCGAGAAGGCCATCGTGCCGGTGCTGCCGCCGCATCTGCCGACCGGGCCCACCGATCCCGCGCTGCTCGAAGAGGCACTGTCCGAACTGGAGGGCATGGTCGGCCTCGAACCGGTGAAGCGCCAGGTGAAGGCACTCTCGGCCCAGCTGAACATGGCGCGGCTGCGGGCCGGGCAGGGGCTGCCGGTCCAGCCGCCGAAACGGCACTTCGTGTTCTCCGGCCCCTCCGGCACCGGCAAGACCACCGTGGCACGCATTCTCGGGCGGGTCTTCTACGCGCTCGGTCTGCTCGGCGGCGACCATCTCGTCGAGGCGCAGCGGGCCGACCTGGTGGGCGAGTATCTCGGCCAGACCGCGGTGAAGGCCAACGAGCTGATCGACTCCGCGATCGGCGGGGTGCTCTTCGTCGACGAGGCGTACTCGCTCTCCAACTCCGGGTACGGCAAGGGCGACGCGTACGGGGACGAGGCGCTCCAGGTGCTGCTGAAGCGGGCGGAGGACAACCGCAATCATCTGGTGGTGATCCTCGCGGGCTATCCGGAGGGGATGGACCGGTTGCTCGCCGCCAACCCCGGGCTGTCGTCGCGGTTCACGACCCGGGTCGACTTTCCGTCGTACCGGCCTCTGGAGCTGACCTCGATCGGTGAGGTGCTGGCCGCGGACAACGGGGACGTGTGGGACGAGGAGGCGCTCGACGAGCTGCGGTCCATCAGTGGGCACGTCGTCGACCAGGGGTGGATCGACGAGCTCGGGAACGGGCGGTTCTTGCGCACGTTGTACGAGAAGAGCTGTGCTTATCGGGATCTGCGGCTTTCCGGGTATCCGGGGCATCTGACGCGGGATGATCTGGCGACGCTTCGGTTGGCCGATCTGATGCAGGCGTATGGGGAGGTTCTCTCGGGGCGCGGTCCCTCCGGGGTGTGA
- a CDS encoding PH domain-containing protein, whose amino-acid sequence MPDHTEPPALPVTFRPGRTRAVLLTAGATIFVVITTVALLLEKLGPGERLSFVFTAALLFGALALLSRPKVVADESGVTVVNITSRRRLAWAEILQVNLRPGDPWVFLNLSDGTSLPVLGIQPGIAKAHAISDARALRALAEARSLGERDGRSDGPHDEHHG is encoded by the coding sequence ATGCCGGACCACACCGAGCCGCCCGCCCTCCCCGTGACCTTCAGGCCCGGGCGCACCCGGGCCGTACTGCTGACCGCCGGTGCCACGATCTTTGTGGTCATCACCACGGTCGCGCTGCTGCTCGAAAAGCTCGGTCCGGGGGAGCGGCTCAGCTTCGTCTTCACCGCGGCGCTCCTCTTCGGGGCGCTCGCACTGCTCTCCCGCCCGAAGGTCGTCGCCGACGAATCCGGGGTCACCGTCGTCAACATCACCAGCAGGCGGCGGCTGGCCTGGGCGGAGATCCTGCAGGTCAACCTGCGTCCAGGAGACCCGTGGGTGTTCCTGAACCTCAGCGACGGCACCAGCCTGCCCGTGCTCGGCATCCAGCCGGGCATCGCCAAAGCGCACGCCATCAGCGACGCCCGCGCGCTGCGCGCCCTCGCCGAGGCCCGCTCCCTCGGCGAGCGGGACGGGCGCTCCGACGGCCCGCACGACGAACATCACGGCTGA
- a CDS encoding hemolysin family protein yields MSVLQLLFAGLLVLANGFFVGAEFALVSVRRSQIEPLGTARARQVMYGLENLPHMMAAAQFGITMCSLTLGAVAEPTVAHLLEPVFHAAHLPEGMIHPLGYVIALAAVVFLHLVVGEMLPKNLAMAAPEKTALWLSPGLVAFARLCKPVTVALGACARVILKLFGVEPRDEVEAVFTSEQLNRLVEDAGQAGLLDPGEQERLEDALELGSRPVTDVLLDRESLVSVGPSVTPGQVVALTARTGYSRFPVVAENGAFMGYLHVKDVLDLEESERAVPQQVWRPMTTLSAELPLDDALTVMRRAATHLAQVADASGRVLGLVALEDVLELLVGEVRDPAHRDAPPVRVGEPRAGSPEPAEPPQEALAS; encoded by the coding sequence ATGAGCGTGCTCCAACTCCTCTTCGCAGGTCTGCTCGTGCTCGCCAACGGCTTCTTCGTCGGCGCCGAGTTCGCCCTGGTCTCCGTCCGCCGCAGTCAGATCGAACCGCTCGGCACGGCACGGGCCCGGCAGGTCATGTACGGCCTGGAGAACCTGCCGCACATGATGGCCGCCGCGCAGTTCGGCATCACCATGTGTTCACTGACCCTCGGCGCGGTCGCCGAGCCCACCGTGGCGCACCTCCTGGAGCCGGTCTTCCACGCCGCGCACCTGCCCGAGGGCATGATCCACCCGCTCGGGTACGTCATAGCGCTCGCCGCGGTCGTCTTCCTCCACCTGGTGGTCGGCGAGATGCTGCCGAAGAACCTGGCGATGGCCGCTCCCGAGAAGACCGCGTTGTGGCTCAGCCCCGGCCTGGTCGCCTTCGCCCGGCTGTGCAAGCCGGTCACCGTGGCCCTCGGTGCCTGCGCCCGCGTCATCCTGAAGCTCTTCGGTGTCGAGCCCAGGGACGAGGTCGAGGCGGTCTTCACCAGCGAGCAGCTCAACCGGCTCGTCGAGGACGCGGGCCAGGCCGGCCTGCTCGACCCCGGGGAGCAGGAGCGCCTGGAGGACGCGCTGGAACTGGGCTCCCGCCCGGTCACGGACGTGCTCCTGGACCGCGAGTCGCTGGTCAGCGTGGGCCCCTCGGTCACCCCGGGCCAGGTCGTCGCCCTCACCGCCCGCACCGGGTACTCGCGTTTCCCGGTGGTCGCGGAGAACGGCGCCTTCATGGGCTACCTGCACGTGAAGGACGTCCTCGACCTGGAGGAGTCCGAGCGGGCGGTGCCGCAGCAGGTCTGGCGCCCCATGACGACCCTCAGCGCCGAGCTTCCGCTGGACGACGCCCTGACCGTGATGCGCCGCGCCGCGACGCACCTGGCCCAGGTCGCCGACGCGTCGGGCCGGGTCCTGGGCCTGGTCGCCCTGGAGGACGTCCTGGAACTCCTGGTCGGCGAGGTCCGCGACCCGGCCCACCGGGACGCCCCACCGGTACGGGTGGGCGAGCCGCGCGCCGGTTCCCCGGAACCCGCGGAACCCCCACAAGAGGCCCTGGCCAGCTGA
- a CDS encoding glycoside hydrolase family 18 protein, giving the protein MLTSLRPRVRFRALLSAACCAVLGAGLLAGAGTATAAATAATTEKAATPTAAAPEAAGSKVVGYFTEWGTYDRKYLVKNIETSGSAAKLTHINYAFGNVTGGKCAMGDAYAANERTHTAAESVDGVADTWDQPLRGNFNQLRELKKKHPNLKVLWSFGGWTWSGGFTEAAKNPAAFAQSCYDLVENSKWADVFDGIDIDWEYPNSCGLSCDTSGRAAYKNLMSAVRAKFGGSALVTSAIPADATAGGKLDAADYAGAAQYVDWYNPMTYDFFGAWDATGPTAPHSALNSYSGIPKADFHTSATIAKLKGMGVPASKLLLGIGFYGRGWTGVTQAAPGGTATGPAAGTYEQGIDDYKVLKTKCPVTGTVGGTAYGKCGSNWWSYDTPSTIAGKMNYKNAQGLGGTFFWELSGDTSNGELIKAIN; this is encoded by the coding sequence ATGCTCACCTCGCTCCGCCCCCGCGTCCGTTTCCGGGCGCTCCTGTCCGCCGCGTGTTGCGCCGTCCTCGGCGCGGGACTGCTCGCCGGTGCGGGCACGGCCACCGCGGCCGCCACGGCGGCCACGACAGAGAAGGCCGCCACCCCCACGGCGGCAGCCCCCGAAGCAGCCGGCTCCAAGGTCGTCGGCTACTTCACCGAATGGGGCACCTACGACCGGAAGTACCTGGTCAAGAACATCGAGACGTCCGGGTCCGCGGCCAAGCTGACGCACATCAACTACGCCTTCGGCAACGTCACCGGCGGCAAGTGCGCGATGGGCGACGCCTACGCGGCCAACGAGCGCACCCACACCGCGGCCGAGTCGGTCGACGGCGTCGCGGACACCTGGGACCAGCCGCTGCGCGGCAACTTCAACCAGCTCCGCGAGCTGAAGAAGAAGCACCCGAACCTCAAGGTCCTGTGGTCCTTCGGCGGCTGGACCTGGTCCGGCGGCTTCACCGAGGCGGCCAAGAACCCCGCGGCCTTCGCCCAGTCCTGCTACGACCTGGTCGAGAACTCGAAGTGGGCCGACGTCTTCGACGGCATCGACATCGACTGGGAGTACCCCAACAGCTGCGGCCTCAGCTGTGACACCAGCGGGCGGGCCGCGTACAAGAACCTGATGTCGGCCGTCCGCGCCAAGTTCGGCGGCTCCGCGCTGGTCACCTCGGCGATCCCGGCCGACGCCACGGCGGGCGGCAAGCTCGACGCGGCGGACTACGCGGGCGCGGCCCAGTACGTCGACTGGTACAACCCGATGACGTACGACTTCTTCGGTGCCTGGGACGCGACCGGGCCCACGGCTCCGCACTCCGCGCTGAACTCCTACTCGGGGATCCCGAAGGCGGACTTCCACACCTCCGCGACGATCGCCAAGCTCAAGGGCATGGGCGTCCCGGCCTCGAAGCTGCTGCTCGGCATCGGCTTCTACGGGCGCGGCTGGACCGGAGTGACCCAGGCGGCGCCCGGCGGCACGGCGACCGGGCCGGCCGCGGGCACGTACGAGCAGGGCATCGACGACTACAAGGTGCTCAAGACGAAGTGCCCGGTCACCGGCACGGTGGGCGGCACTGCGTACGGCAAGTGCGGCAGCAACTGGTGGAGCTACGACACCCCGTCGACCATCGCCGGGAAGATGAACTACAAGAACGCGCAGGGCCTGGGCGGCACGTTCTTCTGGGAGCTGAGCGGTGACACGTCGAACGGCGAGCTGATCAAGGCGATCAACTAG